A window of the Brachyhypopomus gauderio isolate BG-103 chromosome 14, BGAUD_0.2, whole genome shotgun sequence genome harbors these coding sequences:
- the vcam1a gene encoding vascular cell adhesion protein 1, whose protein sequence is MNRESLFVFGLCIAALNLFTGKHAMRVFLEPKDKTKHINDSFELICTVTGCSGEIIFTWKTLLDYSIGAKIKTNLTVSRLVFNKLTTEHDQTFVCNVKCGENKQNKAKIRIYSFPTDPVISRADALNLQCVTHNVYPPSKFNIKWFRGDTHISGKKTDTDEEVVRDINSTYTPTEEDRGKNITCKVTLNMDGVPEDRAVRTVTVQYGPQFVAISGNTAVRVGGRLELRCDTDRESNVTWTKLGTKHALVLGNDKELVFEQADWSHAGKYECEARAELGSRRTNVSVTILGPPEVPKIRLSQTTEPREGDNITIFCHLDSIPSVNLTISRTSLNYSKALSSDHAYVSINIPSIQREHSGLYHCDSFNEFGGNRSSIDIKVQERLSAAPNLPKAIIPAVGSVPVLGAAAVLIRYLWRLKKKSQDSVLDELNL, encoded by the exons ATGAACCGGGAAagtctttttgtttttggtttatGCATAGCAGCTCTGAATTTATTTACAG GAAAACATGCGATGAGAGTATTCTTGGAGCCAAAAGATAAGACGAAACATATTAACGACAGCTTCGAGTTGATATGCACGGTGACTGGATGTTCGGGAGAAATAATATTCACCTGGAAAACGTTACTTGACTATTCTATTGGAGCCAAAATAAAGACCAACCTAACAGTGTCCCGTCTGGTGTTCAACAAGTTAACAACAGAACACGATCAAACATTTGTCTGCAACGTtaaatgtggagaaaataaacaaaacaaggcaAAAATAAGAATATATT CATTTCCAACTGATCCTGTGATTTCACGCGCCGACGCGTTGAACCTGCAGTGTGTGACACACAACGTGTATCCTCCCTCCAAGTTCAACATCAAGTGGTTTCGTGGAGATACTCACATTTCGGGCAAAAAAACAGATACCGACGAAGAGGTCGTGCGGGATATTAattccacctacacacctaccgaGGAAGACCGCGGCAAAAACATCACGTGCAAAGTTACTCTGAATATGGATGGAGTACCGGAGGACCGCGCGGTGCGGACCGTTACAGTCCAAT ATGGTCCACAATTCGTCGCTATATCCGGCAACACTGCTGTGAGGGTCGGTGGGCGCCTGGAACTGAGGTGTGACACGGACAGGGAATCAAATGTAACGTGGACGAAGTTAGGAACGAAACACGCGCTTGTTCTTGGCAATGACAAAGAGCTCGTGTTCGAACAGGCTGACTGGTCCCACGCGGGGAAATATGAGTGCGAGGCGAGGGCCGAGCTGGGAAGCCGACGGACCAACGTTAGCGTGACCATTCTAG GGCCTCCTGAGGTTCCCAAGATCAGACTAAGTCAGACGACCGAGCCCCGGGAAGGAGACAATATTACCATATTCTGTCATTTGGACAGCATTCCTTCTGTAAATTTGACGATTTCTAGAACCTCCTTGAATTACAGCAAGGCATTAAGTTCTGATCATGCCTACGTGTCCATAAATATTCCCTCAATTCAGCGAGAGCATTCTGGGCTCTACCACTGTGACTCATTCAATGAATTTGGCGGCAACAGAAGCAGTATTGACATCAAGGTTCAAG AGCGGCTGTCTGCTGCGCCCAACCTGCCCAAAGCCATCATTCCTGCCGTCGGCTCCGTGCCCGTGCTGGGCGCTGCTGCTGTGCTAATCCGATACCTGTGGAGACTCAAGAAGAAATCGCAGGATTCTGTCCTCGATGAATTAAATTTATAA